A genomic segment from Sulfitobacter mediterraneus encodes:
- a CDS encoding protein-disulfide reductase DsbD domain-containing protein — MIKRLFTSLALCSAMALSSPLPALAQDAFEVPVTGDILTGWQQADGSRVAALRLTLLPGWKTYWRTPGDAGIPPQFNWSKSGNLKAVRVIWPTPEVFSQSGMRTIGYARELVLPLAIAPRRAGQPINLRATLDIGVCSDICVPQQLTLSATLDSTSAKPTPVIAAALASRPYSAKEAGVKSATCTLRPTSDGLQITAKLTLPHAGGKEVVVFETPNPDLWMSETRASRSGKTLTVQAELASVSGSAVAINRSDMVITVLGKKHAVEIKGCAPR, encoded by the coding sequence ATGATCAAACGTCTATTCACCTCGCTTGCGCTTTGTAGCGCGATGGCCCTGTCTTCGCCCCTGCCCGCCTTGGCGCAGGACGCATTTGAGGTTCCGGTCACAGGCGACATCCTGACCGGATGGCAGCAGGCCGACGGCAGCCGCGTGGCAGCGTTGCGCCTTACGCTGTTGCCGGGGTGGAAAACCTACTGGCGTACCCCCGGCGATGCGGGTATCCCCCCGCAGTTCAACTGGTCCAAATCCGGCAATCTCAAGGCTGTGCGGGTGATCTGGCCCACGCCCGAGGTGTTTAGCCAAAGCGGGATGCGCACCATCGGATACGCCCGAGAATTGGTTCTGCCCTTAGCCATCGCACCGCGCCGGGCAGGCCAGCCGATCAACCTGCGTGCAACACTCGACATCGGGGTTTGCAGCGATATCTGTGTGCCGCAACAACTGACCTTGAGCGCGACCTTGGACAGCACGTCTGCCAAGCCAACGCCAGTGATCGCCGCCGCATTGGCGTCGCGGCCCTATTCGGCCAAGGAGGCAGGCGTTAAATCCGCCACCTGCACACTGCGCCCCACGTCAGATGGATTGCAGATCACCGCCAAGCTGACCCTGCCCCACGCGGGCGGCAAAGAAGTCGTGGTGTTCGAAACCCCGAACCCCGACCTATGGATGAGCGAAACCCGCGCAAGCCGGTCCGGCAAAACGCTGACGGTTCAGGCGGAACTGGCTTCGGTCAGTGGCAGTGCCGTGGCGATCAACCGATCCGATATGGTGATCACCGTGCTGGGCAAGAAGCACGCGGTTGAGATCAAAGGCTGCGCCCCGCGTTAG
- a CDS encoding efflux RND transporter permease subunit has product MARPIGSAAGGILSYFTRHATAANLLLVVLLVAGFAAAPNMRAQFFPDVIIDNVSVTTLWSGAGAEDVDEAIVQVLEPALLGVEGVESSNSTSREGRAVVTLDFEPGWDMARAAADVQTAVDAITTLPDDAEDPSVRRGAWRDRVTDVVITGPIAPAQLGRFADEFVTRLFAAGVTRTTIQGVAAPETLVEVPSAKLIAFDISMADIASAIAAEVDADPAGDVSGANARVRTGTAKRSAGEIAGIVLRSNPDGSKLTIGDVALVRTQGVDRERSFFVGADPAMSIRVDRSDRGDAIAIQERVEQVAAELQAGLPASVTVELIRTRAEAITGRLDLLIDNGLMGLGLVVGLLFLFLNARTAFWVAAGIPVAMGAAIALMYAAGLTLNMISLFGLIITLGIVVDDAIVVGEHADHRYRTLGEGAMQAAENAAQRMAMPVFAATLTTIIAFFGLVAVGGRFGDLIRDIPFTVIAVLAASLVECFLILPNHMAHAMRAAAKEHWYDLPSRITNIGFVWLRENLFRPFMAGVIRGRYVVLAGVTAILASQVALFINGDVQWRFFNAPERGSVTGNFAMAEGATRSDTLEMMREMQRATEALGAEYEERYGVNPLDYVIAQTGGNSGYGLAGADSKDNDLLGGISIELIDADLRPYSSFAFVGELQDRVVQHPLAETVSFRGWRSGPGGDALDVQFYGADTDTLKAASEALQAALRQYPEVSAVQDNLAYDKEELILDLTAQGQALGFTIDTLGRALRNRLGGIEAATYPDGPRSAAIRVELPKGELTADFLDRTQMRTPAGQYVPLADIVSVERRTGFSTVRRENGIRLISVTGDISEDDPARASEIGEALQNDILPRIASELQVEFRLAGLNEQEDEFLSDALTGLILCLTGIFLVLAWIFGSWTRPLVVMAIIPFGLVGTIYGHALWEVPLSMFTVVGLLGMTGIIINDSIVLVTTIDEYATTRGLIPSIIDGAADRLRPVMLTTMTTVLGMAPLLYEQSQQAQFLKPTVITLVYGLGFGMLLVLLVVPALVAAQHDVARQIAAMRRGTAAPVRSLRWGLLALWAVVVAWGAVTLGWAAWQGALHPQVLALLPMLAGLKAMSAALAAFVAGALVVALAGYIAGIAVYAIGGRKQAA; this is encoded by the coding sequence ATGGCACGGCCCATCGGATCTGCCGCAGGGGGTATCCTGTCCTATTTCACCCGCCACGCCACGGCGGCGAACCTGTTGCTGGTGGTGCTCTTGGTGGCCGGATTTGCCGCCGCGCCCAACATGCGCGCACAGTTTTTTCCTGATGTGATCATCGACAATGTCTCCGTGACCACCCTATGGAGCGGGGCCGGGGCCGAGGATGTGGACGAGGCCATCGTGCAGGTGTTGGAGCCTGCTTTGCTGGGTGTTGAGGGTGTCGAAAGTTCCAACAGCACCTCGCGCGAAGGGCGCGCTGTTGTGACACTGGATTTTGAGCCGGGCTGGGACATGGCCCGCGCCGCGGCGGATGTGCAGACGGCGGTCGATGCCATAACCACGCTGCCCGACGATGCCGAAGATCCCTCCGTGCGGCGCGGCGCCTGGCGCGACAGGGTCACGGATGTGGTGATTACCGGCCCGATTGCGCCTGCGCAGCTTGGACGATTTGCGGATGAATTTGTGACGCGTCTCTTTGCGGCGGGCGTCACGCGGACAACCATCCAAGGCGTCGCTGCGCCAGAGACTTTGGTCGAGGTGCCCTCGGCCAAGTTGATCGCCTTTGACATTTCCATGGCCGACATTGCCAGCGCCATCGCCGCCGAGGTCGATGCCGATCCGGCGGGCGATGTGAGCGGGGCCAACGCGAGGGTCCGGACAGGGACGGCCAAACGCAGCGCGGGCGAAATAGCCGGCATTGTTCTGCGCTCCAATCCTGACGGGTCAAAGCTGACCATCGGGGATGTCGCGCTGGTGCGTACCCAAGGCGTGGACCGCGAACGCAGCTTTTTCGTGGGGGCCGATCCGGCGATGTCGATCCGCGTCGACCGATCTGACCGGGGCGATGCCATCGCGATACAGGAGCGGGTAGAGCAGGTCGCCGCCGAATTGCAGGCCGGTTTGCCTGCCTCTGTGACGGTGGAGCTGATCCGCACCCGCGCCGAAGCGATTACCGGGCGCTTGGATCTTCTGATCGACAACGGGCTGATGGGGCTGGGGCTGGTCGTTGGGTTGCTGTTCTTGTTCCTCAATGCCCGCACCGCGTTCTGGGTCGCGGCAGGCATCCCTGTTGCGATGGGGGCGGCGATTGCGCTGATGTATGCGGCGGGTCTGACGCTCAACATGATCTCCCTTTTTGGGCTGATCATCACGCTGGGCATTGTTGTGGATGATGCGATTGTGGTCGGCGAACACGCCGATCACCGGTACCGCACCCTTGGCGAGGGGGCGATGCAGGCGGCGGAGAACGCCGCGCAGCGCATGGCAATGCCGGTGTTTGCGGCGACACTGACCACGATTATTGCCTTTTTTGGTCTGGTGGCTGTGGGAGGGCGATTTGGCGATCTGATCCGCGATATTCCTTTCACGGTGATTGCGGTTCTGGCGGCGTCACTGGTCGAATGTTTCTTGATCCTGCCCAACCATATGGCCCATGCCATGCGGGCGGCCGCCAAAGAGCATTGGTATGATCTGCCCAGCCGTATCACCAACATCGGCTTTGTCTGGTTGCGTGAAAACCTGTTCCGCCCGTTCATGGCCGGGGTGATCCGGGGGCGCTATGTTGTGCTGGCCGGGGTGACTGCGATCCTGGCCTCTCAGGTGGCGCTGTTCATCAATGGCGATGTGCAATGGCGGTTCTTCAACGCACCTGAGCGCGGGTCCGTCACCGGCAACTTTGCCATGGCTGAGGGGGCAACCCGCTCCGATACGCTTGAAATGATGCGCGAGATGCAGCGGGCAACGGAGGCTTTGGGGGCGGAATATGAGGAACGCTACGGGGTCAACCCGTTGGATTATGTCATCGCGCAAACGGGGGGCAATTCGGGCTATGGGCTGGCGGGCGCAGACAGCAAGGACAACGACCTGCTGGGTGGCATTTCGATTGAGTTGATTGATGCCGATCTGCGCCCCTATTCCAGCTTTGCTTTTGTTGGAGAGCTTCAGGACCGCGTGGTGCAGCATCCACTGGCCGAAACGGTCAGTTTTCGGGGGTGGCGGTCCGGCCCCGGAGGCGATGCGCTGGACGTGCAGTTTTACGGGGCCGACACGGATACGCTCAAGGCGGCATCAGAAGCGTTGCAAGCGGCGCTGCGGCAATATCCGGAAGTCAGCGCGGTTCAGGACAATCTGGCCTATGACAAAGAGGAGTTGATCCTCGATCTGACGGCGCAGGGACAGGCGCTTGGCTTTACCATCGACACGCTGGGCCGGGCCTTGCGCAACCGTTTGGGCGGCATTGAGGCGGCGACCTATCCCGATGGGCCGCGTTCCGCTGCGATCCGCGTAGAATTGCCCAAAGGCGAGCTGACCGCCGATTTTCTGGACCGCACGCAGATGCGGACACCGGCAGGGCAATACGTGCCGCTGGCCGATATCGTCAGTGTGGAGCGGCGCACGGGGTTCAGCACGGTGCGGCGTGAGAACGGCATTCGGCTGATCTCCGTGACCGGAGATATTTCCGAAGACGATCCGGCCCGCGCCAGCGAAATTGGCGAGGCTTTGCAAAATGACATCCTGCCGCGCATTGCCTCCGAATTGCAGGTCGAGTTCCGGTTGGCCGGTCTGAACGAACAGGAAGACGAATTCCTGAGCGATGCCTTGACCGGATTGATCCTGTGTTTGACGGGCATCTTCCTAGTACTGGCGTGGATCTTTGGCTCATGGACCCGGCCCCTGGTTGTGATGGCGATCATTCCGTTCGGGCTGGTTGGTACGATTTATGGTCATGCCTTGTGGGAGGTGCCGCTGAGCATGTTCACGGTTGTTGGGCTGCTTGGCATGACGGGAATTATCATCAACGATTCTATCGTGTTGGTCACAACGATTGACGAATACGCCACTACGCGCGGGCTGATACCGTCGATCATTGATGGCGCAGCGGATCGGTTGCGGCCAGTGATGTTGACGACAATGACCACGGTTCTGGGGATGGCGCCGCTGCTTTATGAGCAAAGCCAGCAGGCGCAGTTCCTCAAACCCACGGTGATCACACTGGTCTACGGTCTGGGCTTTGGCATGTTGCTGGTCTTGCTGGTGGTGCCTGCGCTAGTGGCTGCACAGCATGATGTGGCCCGCCAGATCGCGGCGATGCGCCGGGGCACAGCGGCACCGGTGCGCAGCTTGCGCTGGGGATTGTTGGCCTTGTGGGCTGTTGTGGTCGCTTGGGGCGCGGTGACGTTGGGCTGGGCCGCGTGGCAGGGCGCGCTCCATCCGCAGGTGTTGGCCCTGTTGCCCATGCTGGCCGGGCTCAAAGCGATGAGCGCCGCACTGGCGGCGTTTGTTGCCGGGGCTTTGGTGGTGGCACTGGCAGGCTATATCGCAGGGATTGCGGTCTACGCCATCGGAGGGCGCAAACAGGCCGCTTAG
- a CDS encoding efflux RND transporter periplasmic adaptor subunit: MRFLRQSMIGLFLAALTFGLLAYAVSLVGGALRERLADEAKAPPARERVFAVNVQTARAQTVVPVLQSFGEVQSRRLLELRAAGSGRVIGLADGFEDGGTVVAGQELVQLDPADAQSAVDRASNDLADAEAAVRDADRNLALARDELAAAEDQAALRERALVRQQDLAERGVGTTAATETAELAVSAAQQAVLSRRQALAQGQTRVDQAATGLARSRIALAEARRRLEDTTLTAPFDGTLSSTNVVVGRLVSANERLAELIDPDDLEVSFRLSTAQFARLLDDQGGLIKADVDVILDVAGVDLTAKGRISRAAAAAGEGSTGRLIFAALGSAPGFKPGDFVTVQVREPALPDVVRLPASAVDAGGEVLVLDDEDRLEAVKVTVLRNQGDDVLVRGPILGREVVEARSPLLGAGIAVKPLRRGEDGAATAPPDQPEMLELTEERRARLVAFVEGNKRMPKEAKARVLAQLSKPQVPARMVARIESRMGG, from the coding sequence ATGCGGTTTCTAAGACAAAGCATGATCGGTTTGTTTCTGGCGGCGCTGACGTTTGGCCTGCTGGCTTATGCCGTGTCTTTGGTGGGCGGTGCCCTGCGCGAACGCCTCGCCGACGAGGCGAAAGCCCCCCCCGCGCGAGAGCGGGTGTTTGCGGTCAACGTTCAAACGGCGCGGGCGCAGACGGTTGTGCCGGTTTTGCAAAGCTTTGGCGAAGTGCAAAGCCGCCGGTTGCTGGAACTTCGCGCCGCGGGCAGTGGCCGGGTGATCGGCTTGGCTGACGGCTTTGAGGACGGCGGCACAGTTGTGGCCGGGCAAGAGCTGGTGCAGCTCGACCCGGCAGATGCGCAATCTGCGGTGGACCGGGCGTCCAATGATCTTGCCGATGCCGAAGCGGCTGTACGTGACGCGGACCGCAACCTTGCATTGGCACGCGATGAACTGGCTGCAGCGGAAGATCAGGCCGCTTTGCGCGAACGCGCCCTTGTCCGGCAACAGGATCTGGCAGAGCGGGGCGTTGGCACCACAGCGGCCACCGAAACAGCCGAGCTGGCGGTCTCAGCCGCGCAGCAGGCGGTGCTGTCGCGGCGGCAGGCGCTGGCGCAGGGACAAACCCGTGTGGATCAGGCCGCAACAGGATTGGCACGCTCGCGCATCGCGCTGGCCGAGGCGCGGCGGCGGCTTGAAGATACCACTTTGACCGCGCCCTTTGATGGCACATTGTCTTCGACCAATGTCGTGGTGGGGCGCTTGGTCTCTGCAAACGAGCGGTTGGCAGAGCTGATTGATCCCGATGACCTTGAGGTGTCTTTCCGGTTGTCGACCGCGCAATTCGCGCGATTGCTGGATGATCAGGGCGGGTTGATCAAGGCAGATGTGGACGTGATTTTGGATGTGGCAGGTGTGGATTTGACGGCAAAAGGCCGTATCAGCCGCGCCGCTGCGGCGGCGGGCGAGGGATCGACGGGGCGTTTGATCTTTGCTGCGCTGGGCAGTGCGCCGGGGTTCAAACCCGGTGATTTTGTGACCGTGCAAGTGCGCGAACCGGCGTTGCCCGATGTGGTCCGCCTGCCAGCCTCAGCGGTGGACGCAGGCGGCGAGGTTCTGGTGCTGGACGACGAAGACCGGCTGGAGGCCGTGAAGGTCACGGTGCTGCGCAATCAGGGTGATGATGTGCTGGTACGCGGCCCGATCCTGGGGCGTGAAGTGGTCGAGGCGCGCTCGCCCCTGCTGGGCGCGGGGATCGCGGTGAAACCATTGCGTCGCGGCGAGGATGGCGCGGCCACTGCGCCGCCGGACCAACCGGAAATGCTGGAACTGACCGAGGAACGCCGCGCCCGTCTTGTGGCCTTTGTCGAGGGCAACAAGCGGATGCCAAAAGAGGCCAAGGCACGGGTGTTGGCACAATTGTCAAAACCGCAGGTGCCGGCCCGCATGGTGGCCCGGATTGAAAGCCGCATGGGGGGCTAG
- the moaB gene encoding molybdenum cofactor biosynthesis protein B, with protein MSRIDETMEFVPVRIAVLTVSDTRALADDKSGDVLAARIEAAGHILKERNIVRDERKLIADQLRTWCADGDIDVVISTGGTGLTGRDVTVEAHRDVYEKEIEAFGTVFTIVSMQKIGTSAVQSRATGGVSNGTYLFALPGSPGACKDAWDEILCKQLDYRHRPCNFVEIMPRLDEHKRRK; from the coding sequence ATGAGCAGAATTGACGAAACCATGGAATTTGTTCCGGTCCGCATCGCGGTGCTGACCGTGTCGGACACACGCGCCCTTGCCGATGACAAGTCAGGCGATGTTCTGGCCGCGCGGATCGAGGCAGCCGGGCATATCCTGAAAGAGCGCAACATCGTGCGCGACGAACGAAAACTGATCGCAGATCAGCTGCGGACATGGTGCGCCGACGGCGATATCGACGTGGTGATCAGCACCGGCGGCACCGGATTGACGGGCCGCGATGTGACCGTTGAGGCCCACCGGGATGTTTACGAAAAAGAGATCGAAGCCTTCGGGACGGTCTTTACCATTGTGTCGATGCAAAAGATCGGCACCTCCGCCGTGCAAAGCCGCGCCACGGGCGGCGTGTCCAATGGGACTTATCTTTTTGCGCTGCCGGGATCACCGGGGGCCTGCAAGGATGCATGGGACGAGATCTTGTGCAAACAGCTCGATTATCGGCACCGGCCCTGCAATTTTGTAGAAATCATGCCACGTTTGGATGAACACAAGCGACGGAAATAG
- a CDS encoding LysE family translocator has protein sequence MIDLLTLAAFVPASLALNLTPGADMMFCLGQGLRSGPRAAVAASAGISAGSMVHVLLAGLGLGAVIAALPWAFDAIRWAGVTYLLFLAVQSLRSHAGAKQKAAALRPARAFATGFIVNLTNPKLIFFVLAFLPQFVKPEAGSVLLQFLIFGSIIGLFGFFINAAVGVFAGGVGRRVASGSRALSWITSGIFVALAARLALMERT, from the coding sequence ATGATTGACCTGCTGACCCTGGCCGCATTTGTGCCTGCCTCTCTGGCGCTGAACCTGACGCCGGGGGCGGATATGATGTTTTGTCTCGGGCAGGGGTTGCGCTCTGGGCCAAGGGCGGCGGTGGCGGCGAGCGCGGGGATCTCGGCGGGATCCATGGTGCATGTTTTGCTGGCGGGCCTGGGCCTTGGTGCGGTGATCGCCGCGTTGCCCTGGGCCTTTGACGCGATCCGCTGGGCTGGTGTGACCTATCTGCTGTTCCTGGCGGTGCAATCCCTGCGCAGCCATGCTGGAGCCAAACAAAAGGCGGCGGCGCTGCGTCCTGCGCGAGCCTTTGCAACGGGTTTTATCGTGAACCTGACCAACCCAAAGCTGATCTTCTTTGTTCTGGCGTTCTTGCCACAGTTTGTGAAACCCGAGGCGGGCAGCGTCTTGCTGCAATTCCTTATCTTCGGGTCGATCATCGGGCTGTTCGGCTTTTTCATCAACGCCGCTGTGGGCGTTTTTGCGGGCGGTGTCGGGCGGCGCGTGGCCTCGGGCAGTCGCGCGTTGAGCTGGATCACCAGCGGTATTTTTGTAGCGCTGGCGGCGCGATTGGCCCTGATGGAGCGAACATGA
- a CDS encoding uracil-DNA glycosylase — MESVNFHHDLALLDWQVELGATDAICDVPVNRYEVPAAIEKPKPAAAAMKPGIAAPVEVDAVAEAERTAQAAQTLPELQDALARFELCELRKGARNLVFSDGIAGAAVMIVGEAPGRDEDRAGKPFVGRAGQLLDRMFGAIDMGRANADAPIYITNVLPWRPPQNRDPKPEEIAMMRPFLMRHIALAKPKVLVAVGNHACQALLNKRGITRLRGQWAEVAGLPVIPMFHPAYLLRNTDAKREAWADLLSLKGRLKG; from the coding sequence ATGGAATCAGTGAACTTTCATCACGATCTGGCCTTGCTGGATTGGCAGGTCGAACTGGGCGCGACCGATGCGATCTGTGACGTGCCGGTCAACCGCTATGAAGTGCCCGCCGCGATTGAAAAGCCCAAGCCAGCGGCCGCAGCGATGAAACCGGGTATTGCCGCTCCCGTCGAAGTGGATGCCGTTGCTGAGGCCGAAAGGACCGCGCAGGCCGCGCAGACCCTGCCAGAGCTGCAAGACGCATTGGCACGGTTCGAGCTTTGTGAGCTTAGGAAAGGCGCACGTAATCTCGTGTTTTCCGACGGCATCGCCGGGGCGGCTGTGATGATCGTGGGCGAGGCGCCGGGCCGGGATGAAGACCGTGCTGGCAAGCCGTTTGTGGGCCGCGCCGGTCAATTGCTGGACCGGATGTTTGGCGCGATTGACATGGGACGGGCCAATGCGGATGCGCCGATCTATATCACCAATGTTCTGCCTTGGCGGCCGCCGCAAAACCGCGACCCCAAGCCCGAAGAGATCGCTATGATGCGCCCGTTCTTGATGCGGCATATCGCGCTGGCCAAGCCTAAGGTGCTGGTCGCAGTGGGCAATCATGCCTGTCAGGCGCTGCTGAACAAACGCGGGATCACCCGTTTGCGCGGCCAATGGGCTGAGGTGGCGGGCCTACCCGTTATCCCGATGTTCCACCCGGCCTACCTGCTGCGTAATACAGATGCCAAGCGCGAGGCTTGGGCAGATTTGCTTAGCCTGAAGGGGCGGTTGAAAGGATGA
- a CDS encoding aspartate carbamoyltransferase catalytic subunit: MSFPHRHLLGIEPLSPPDITAILDRADFYADLNRQADKHNDVLAGMTQINMFFENSTRTQASFEIAGKRLGADVMNMAMQASSIKKGETLIDTALTLNAMHPDLLVVRHPQSGAVDLLAQKVNCAVLNAGDGRHEHPTQALLDALTIRRAKGRLHRLSIAICGDIAHSRVARSNIMLLGKMENRIRLIGPPTLMPAQIGEFGVEVFDDMAEGLKDVDVVMMLRLQKERMDGGFIPSEREYYHRYGLDAEKLAHAKPDAIVMHPGPMNRGVEIDGTLADDINRSVIQDQVEMGVAVRMAAMDLLAQNIRNARAA, translated from the coding sequence ATGTCCTTCCCCCACCGTCATCTGCTTGGCATTGAGCCGCTGTCGCCGCCGGATATCACTGCCATTTTGGACCGCGCCGATTTTTACGCCGATCTGAACCGGCAGGCGGACAAGCACAATGACGTGCTGGCGGGCATGACCCAGATCAACATGTTCTTTGAAAACTCGACCCGCACCCAGGCCAGTTTCGAGATCGCGGGCAAACGTCTTGGCGCGGATGTGATGAATATGGCGATGCAGGCCTCATCGATCAAAAAGGGTGAGACACTGATTGATACGGCTCTGACCTTGAATGCGATGCATCCCGACCTTCTGGTGGTACGCCACCCGCAATCGGGCGCGGTGGACCTTCTGGCGCAAAAGGTGAACTGCGCCGTGCTGAACGCCGGTGACGGGCGCCACGAACACCCGACCCAGGCCTTGCTGGATGCGCTGACCATCCGCCGCGCAAAGGGCCGCCTGCACCGTCTGTCCATCGCGATTTGCGGCGATATTGCCCACAGCCGCGTGGCACGCTCCAACATCATGTTACTGGGCAAGATGGAAAACCGCATCCGCCTGATCGGCCCACCCACCTTGATGCCCGCCCAAATCGGCGAATTTGGCGTCGAAGTGTTTGACGACATGGCCGAGGGATTGAAGGACGTAGATGTGGTGATGATGCTACGCCTTCAGAAAGAACGCATGGATGGCGGGTTCATCCCTTCAGAGCGCGAGTATTACCACCGCTACGGGCTGGACGCAGAGAAACTGGCCCATGCCAAACCCGATGCGATCGTGATGCACCCTGGCCCAATGAACCGCGGTGTCGAGATTGACGGCACCCTCGCAGATGACATCAACCGAAGCGTGATTCAGGACCAGGTCGAGATGGGCGTGGCCGTTCGTATGGCCGCAATGGACCTGCTGGCACAAAACATTCGGAACGCACGGGCGGCCTAG
- the pyrC gene encoding dihydroorotase → MTMHFTNAKLIDPDAGQIITGGLTISEGKILQIGEDTVPKGADVIDCGGHCLAPGIVDLGVKVCEPGERHKESYRSAGLAAAAGGVTTMITRPDTEPAIDSPEVLEFVTRRANEAAPVNVVPMAALTKGRQGREMTEIGFLMDAGAAAFTDCDHVVTDTKVFGRALTYARSLGALVIAHPQEPILSKGAAATSGKFASLRGLPAVSPMAERMGLDRDIALIEMTGAKYHADQITTARALPALERAKANGLDITAGVGIHHLTLNALDVADYRTFFKLKPPLRDEDDRLAVAEAVASGLIDIICSMHTPQDEESKRLPFEEAASGAVGLETFLPAAMRLVHADVMDLPTLWRAMSLNPAKRLGLPSGRLQAGAPADLVLFNPDAPFVMDRSTLRSKSLNTPFDGMRMQGKVLKTFVAGNCVFEAQ, encoded by the coding sequence ATGACCATGCATTTCACCAATGCCAAGCTGATTGACCCAGACGCCGGACAGATCATCACCGGCGGTTTGACGATTTCAGAGGGAAAAATACTGCAAATTGGCGAAGATACGGTCCCGAAGGGGGCGGACGTCATCGACTGTGGCGGCCATTGCCTTGCCCCCGGTATCGTCGATCTGGGTGTCAAAGTCTGCGAGCCGGGTGAGCGCCACAAGGAAAGCTACCGCTCTGCCGGCTTGGCCGCGGCGGCAGGGGGCGTGACCACCATGATCACCCGCCCTGACACCGAACCGGCGATCGACAGCCCCGAAGTTCTGGAATTTGTCACCCGCCGCGCCAATGAGGCCGCGCCCGTCAATGTCGTTCCGATGGCTGCCCTGACCAAGGGGCGGCAGGGCCGGGAGATGACGGAAATCGGGTTCTTGATGGATGCGGGTGCCGCCGCCTTTACCGATTGTGATCACGTGGTCACAGACACCAAAGTCTTTGGTCGCGCTTTGACCTATGCCCGCAGCCTTGGCGCATTGGTGATTGCCCACCCGCAAGAGCCAATCCTGAGCAAGGGCGCCGCCGCCACCTCGGGCAAATTTGCCTCGCTGCGCGGCTTGCCTGCTGTCTCGCCTATGGCAGAGCGAATGGGGCTGGACCGCGACATCGCCCTGATCGAAATGACCGGGGCAAAATATCACGCGGACCAGATCACCACCGCCCGCGCCCTGCCCGCGCTGGAACGGGCCAAGGCCAACGGGCTGGACATCACGGCGGGCGTAGGCATCCACCATCTGACGCTCAATGCGCTGGACGTGGCGGATTATCGAACCTTCTTCAAACTGAAACCTCCCTTGCGCGACGAAGACGACCGCCTTGCGGTCGCCGAAGCTGTCGCCAGCGGATTGATCGATATCATCTGTTCGATGCACACCCCGCAGGACGAAGAATCCAAGCGCTTGCCCTTCGAAGAGGCCGCTTCCGGCGCGGTGGGGTTAGAGACTTTTTTGCCCGCCGCCATGCGTTTGGTCCATGCGGACGTCATGGATCTGCCGACGCTATGGCGCGCTATGTCACTGAACCCGGCGAAGCGACTTGGCCTTCCCTCGGGGCGGCTGCAGGCCGGTGCCCCTGCCGATCTGGTTCTGTTCAACCCCGATGCACCTTTTGTCATGGACCGCAGCACACTGCGTTCCAAGTCCCTGAACACGCCATTTGACGGAATGCGGATGCAGGGTAAGGTGCTGAAAACCTTTGTTGCAGGCAATTGCGTATTTGAGGCTCAATAA
- the plsY gene encoding glycerol-3-phosphate 1-O-acyltransferase PlsY has protein sequence MPEIISSPVVLTLWALLGYLIGSIPFGMILARLMNLGNLREIGSGNIGATNVLRTGNKTAAALTLLFDGGKGAVAVLLARAMVGEDAAQIAAIAAMLGHCYPIWLRFKGGKGVATLLGLLLALAWPVGVGCCIAWLIGAFSTRISSMGALAAAAASTFLMVLLNFGHMVLLGVALTLLIYWRHRANIKRIRSGEEPKIGQKG, from the coding sequence ATGCCAGAGATCATCTCTTCTCCTGTTGTTCTGACCCTTTGGGCACTGCTGGGTTATCTGATCGGGTCCATACCGTTTGGCATGATCCTCGCCCGTTTGATGAACCTGGGAAACCTGCGCGAGATCGGGTCTGGCAACATCGGCGCGACCAATGTCTTGCGCACCGGGAACAAGACCGCCGCGGCGTTGACCCTGCTGTTTGACGGTGGCAAAGGCGCGGTGGCCGTCCTGCTGGCCCGCGCGATGGTCGGCGAGGACGCCGCGCAGATTGCTGCCATTGCTGCAATGCTCGGCCATTGCTATCCGATATGGCTGCGGTTCAAGGGTGGTAAAGGTGTGGCGACCCTGCTGGGCCTGCTGCTGGCGCTCGCTTGGCCTGTCGGAGTCGGCTGTTGCATCGCTTGGCTGATCGGCGCGTTCAGTACACGGATCTCATCCATGGGCGCTTTGGCTGCGGCGGCAGCATCGACCTTCCTGATGGTCTTGCTCAACTTTGGCCATATGGTCCTGTTGGGCGTGGCCCTGACCCTGCTGATTTACTGGCGACACCGGGCCAATATCAAACGTATCAGGTCCGGTGAGGAACCCAAGATCGGCCAAAAGGGGTGA